One Ornithorhynchus anatinus isolate Pmale09 chromosome 2, mOrnAna1.pri.v4, whole genome shotgun sequence DNA segment encodes these proteins:
- the LOC114806158 gene encoding Golgi SNAP receptor complex member 2-like isoform X1: MGRLETSDRQSLHLVENELQGRIDQIFNSLERLEVLSNKEPPNKRQNAKLRVDQLKYDVQHLQTALRNFQHRRYAREQQERQREELLAQTFTTNVSQDCAATAIPMDETLQLNSSLQKAHHGMDDLIGGGHSILEGLRAQRLTLKVRPPFVGGPGPAPLVGT; the protein is encoded by the exons ATGGGCCGCTTGGAGACATCCGACAGGCAGTCCTTGCACC TGGTGGAGAACGAACTTCAAGGCAGGATAGACCAGATATTCAACAGCCTAGAGCGTCTGGAGGTTCTGTCCAACAAGGAGCCTCCCAACAAGCGGCAGAATGCCAAGCT CCGTGTAGACCAGCTGAAGTATGATGTCCAACACCTGCAGACGGCACTGCGGAACTTCCAACACCGGCGTTATGCCCGGGAGCAGCAGGAGAGGCAGCGGGAGGAGCTCCTGGCCCAGACCTTCACGACTAATGTGAGCcag GACTGTGCCGCCACCGCCATCCCCATGGATGAGACGCTGCAACTGAACTCATCCCTGCAGAAAGCCCATCATGGCATGGATGACCTCATTGGCGGCGGCCACAGCATCTTGGAGGGACTGAGAGCTCAGAGGCTAACACTGAAGGTGAGGCCACCTTTCGTAGGAGGCCCTGGGCCTGCACCGCTGGTGGGGACATAG
- the LOC114806158 gene encoding Golgi SNAP receptor complex member 2-like isoform X2: MGRLETSDRQSLHLVENELQGRIDQIFNSLERLEVLSNKEPPNKRQNAKLRVDQLKYDVQHLQTALRNFQHRRYAREQQERQREELLAQTFTTNDCAATAIPMDETLQLNSSLQKAHHGMDDLIGGGHSILEGLRAQRLTLKVRPPFVGGPGPAPLVGT; the protein is encoded by the exons ATGGGCCGCTTGGAGACATCCGACAGGCAGTCCTTGCACC TGGTGGAGAACGAACTTCAAGGCAGGATAGACCAGATATTCAACAGCCTAGAGCGTCTGGAGGTTCTGTCCAACAAGGAGCCTCCCAACAAGCGGCAGAATGCCAAGCT CCGTGTAGACCAGCTGAAGTATGATGTCCAACACCTGCAGACGGCACTGCGGAACTTCCAACACCGGCGTTATGCCCGGGAGCAGCAGGAGAGGCAGCGGGAGGAGCTCCTGGCCCAGACCTTCACGACTAAT GACTGTGCCGCCACCGCCATCCCCATGGATGAGACGCTGCAACTGAACTCATCCCTGCAGAAAGCCCATCATGGCATGGATGACCTCATTGGCGGCGGCCACAGCATCTTGGAGGGACTGAGAGCTCAGAGGCTAACACTGAAGGTGAGGCCACCTTTCGTAGGAGGCCCTGGGCCTGCACCGCTGGTGGGGACATAG